One Thermodesulfobacteriota bacterium genomic window, ATGAAACCAAGGAGGATTTTAAAGTGATTAAGAAGATCGTCTGGGCGTCGGACGGGTCGAAGGATTCCATACATGCGCTGTCGCACGCGGAGAACCTGGCGAGGATGTTCGGCGCCGGGATAGTGGGGCTGTACGTCATCCCCGAGTATTTCGAGGTCAGCACCATAGACGAGTTCGAATCCGAGAGGCTCGACCTTCTGGCCAGCTGGATAAAGGAGAAGGAATCCAAGGGGAGCAACAGGCTCAGCAGCATAGCGGCCGAAATGCGCGAAAAGGGGCTCGACTTCACGACGCGCATAAAGCAGGGCGTCCCCTATCACAGGATAATAGAGACGGCGGAGGAGGAAAATGCCGACCTGATAATCCTCGGCAAGGGGAAGGCCGAAGAGAAGAACATCATAGGCGGGACGGCGCTCAAGGTGCTCCGCCACTCGAAGATCCCCGTGTACATAGCGAAGGGCGAGAAGCCGCCGAAGGAGATAAAAAAGATACTCGTCCCGACGGACCTCTACCGCATACTGTCGCGAGACCTCGAGGTCACTCTGGGCATCGCGAGGCAGATCGACGCCGACATATACAGCCTTAATATCGTCGTCACGGGCGAAGGGAAATACCCGCCGAAGCTGATAGAGCTCGCGAGAGGCGACGCCTACAACAAGCTAACCGAGCAGGTCGAGGACGCAAAGCTCGAAGACAGGGTCGAGACGGTCGTCGAAACCGCGAGGAACGCGTGGACGGGGATCGTGAATTTCGCCCGGCACAAGGAAATCGACCTTATCGTCATGACGACGTACGGTGATTACAAGATGAGAAAGGACGACTTCGTGGGGAACATAACCGAAAGGGTCGTCCAGGAGGCGCACTGCCCCGTAATCACCGTAAGGCCTCTCTGACGCGGCCGGCCGGGGGCCCGTGCGCTGACGAAAGCGGCGCGTTATGATAATATTATCTTAGCCCGTCCGCCCCATGGCCGGTACGGAGACACTGACGGAAACTGGAAGAAAAGCATATGAAAATCGATACGATACTATGGGCCACGGACGGATCGCAGGAGGCCGAGCTCGCGCTCGGATACGCGAAATACCTGGCCGGTCTCACCGGGGCGGGAATCATCGGGCTTCACGTAATACCGCTTCCCGGCGGGCTGTTTTTCGAAGCGCTCAGGGAAAAGGACGCTTCGTTCGACGAATGGCAGAAGGGCATCGAGGCCCAGGCCGAGGATAGGTTCGCCGACGCCAAGAAGGAGCTCGAGGAATCGGGCATACCGTTCGAGGGCGTCCTCGTGCGCGGAGAGCCCGCGGAAGAAATAATCGCCTTCGCGGAAAGAAGAAAGGCGGGACTCATAGTGATGGGCAAGAGGGGGCACAGCCTCCTCGAAAAAGTCGTCGTCGGCAGCGAAACGGCCAAGGTGCTCCGGGGCTCGCGCGTGCCGGTGCTCGCGGCCAAGAGGGACAAACCCTTCGACGGCGGGGCCATCACCAGAATAATCATCCCCGTCGACCTTTCGGACGAGGCGGAATCGGCGTTCATGTACGCGCTCGACCTCGCCGAGCTCACCGGGGCCGAGGTTACGGCGGTATACGCGCTCAGGCTCGACATGTACGCGCAGGACATACCCGCCGGGGCGCTCGATATAGTCATCAGGGAATCCTACTCCGAGCTCGCGAAGACGGCGTCTAAATTCAGCAAGGGCTACGAGGAGTCGAGGGACGTCAAGCTTTCAAGGCCCGTGGCGACGGACATCGTGCACGGCATAAGCCCTGCGCTCTCTATTTCGCAGTATGCCAAGGAGAACGACGCGGATCTCATCGTGATCAACACGCACGGCAGGACGGGCATAGAAAGGTTCGTGCTCGGGAGCGTAACCGAAAGGCTCATACCCGAGTCGCCCTGCTCCGTCATAGCGCTCAAGCCGTAAACAATTCGCCGGTATGACATGCGTAAAAGCCAGAGCAAAGACAGGCAGGGGTTAATCCGCTTTCTGAGCTCGGCCGCGTCGTACCCTCATAACCCGGGGGAGGTTACGCACCTCCAGACCCACGCTTCGGACGTGTTCGTCGCCCCGCCTTACGTGTACAAGGTCAAAAAGCCTGTCGATTTCGGCTTCCTCGATTTCACCACGCTCGAAAAAAGGAAATATTTCTGCGAAAGGGAGATAGAGCTCAACCGGAGGCTCTGCCCGGGGACGTATCTCGGCGTCGAGGAGATACGGCTCGGCCCGGGCGGGTTTTCGTTCGGAGGCGAGGGGGAAACGGTCGAGTACGCCGTAAGGATGAGAAAGCTCCCCGAGGATAGGTTTCTCAAGAACCTTCTCCGTGACGGGAAGTGTTCCGGGGAGGATTTCAGGCGACTGGCCCGAAAGCTCTCCGATTTTTACAGGGGACAGACGCCCGGCGGGGAGGTCGTCTCGAACGGTGCTCCGGAGAAGGTAAGGAGCATAATCGACGACAACGAGCGCACCGTTAAAAATTTTGTCGGAAAGACTATCTCCCGAACATCCTGGGAGGCGATACATTTCTTTAACGAAAGGTTTTTCGCCGAAAAGGCCGGCCTCTTCACCTCACGTAAGGACGGGGGGTTCGTAAAGGACTGCCACGGCGACCTCCACATGGAGCACATCAACATCGGCCCGGACGACATATGCATATACGACTGCATAGAGTTTAACGACAGGTTCAGGTATATAGACGTGGCGTCGGACGTGGCTTTCCTCGCGATGGACCTTGACTTCAACGGCTATTTCGGCCTCGCGAGGGAGTTCGTCGCGGACATGGCGGGTGCGCTCGGGGAATCCGCCGGGGGAGTCCTCGATTTCTACAAGTGCTACAGGGCGTACGTCCGCGGGAAGGTCGGCGGCCTGACGTCCGTCGGCGAGGGGGTTCCGGATGACGAGAGGCGAGAGGCCGCCGAGACGGCCCGAAGGTACTTCACCCTGGCCCTCAGGTATGCGCTTCTCGGGTCCACGCCGACCGTGATCGTGGCCTTCGGCGTCATAGGCTCCGGGAAATCTACACTCGCCGAAATGCTGGCGAGAGAGCTCTCGTGCCCCGTCGTATCGTCCGACAGGGTGAGGAAGGAGATCACCGGGACGGGCGAGACGGAGAGGAGGCGCGAAGGATACGAGGGCGGCATATATTCCCCGGAAACGACCGCGAGGACATACGAAGAAATAATATCGCGGGGGCTGAAGGCGCTCGGGAAGCACAACACCGTCGTACTCGACGCGAGCTTCTCGAAGCGCAGATGGCGGGATATGGTGTTTGAAAAATCGGCTGATAACGGGTTTGGCGCCCTATTCGTGGAGACCGCCGCACCCGAAGAAGTTCTGAGAGGCAGGCTGGCAAGGCGTGAGGAAGAGGGCACGTCCGTTTCCGACGCCGGGCCCGAGATGCTGGAGAGGTTCACAGCGGATTTCGAGCGGCCGGACGAGCTCGGCGCGGGGAAGCTGTTCGCCGCCGATACGGACGGGGAGGCGGAAGAAACGCTGCTCCGTCTTTTTAAAGACATGATAACGAAAAGGGTTTAACCCTTTCAAGAGGGAGGCGGGGATGAGATCGGGAAAGACGTTCGAGCTTTCTATCGCGCCGGCCCCGGCCGCTTTCCTCGCCGGGGACCGGGCGGCCTTCATCCCTTACCAGGCCGGGTACTTTCAGAGAGGGCTTGCATAGCAGGGATATGCGTGTACCGTCATGAATAGCGCCTGACGGCATCGGGACGGTCCTCTATGAATCTTCCGGAAAAACCTTACAACCATACCGCGGATGAAGTGCTGGACGCGCTCGGCGTAGCGCCCGGGGACGGGCTTTCGCCGGACGAGGCCGGAAAGCGCCTCGGCGAGTTCGGCAAAAACCGCGTGGGCGGGGCGAAGACAGCCAGCGCGTGGGGCATATTGCTTAACCAGTTCAGGAGCCTCATAGTGCTCCTCCTGGCAGCCGCGGGCGGGGTGTCGCTCGCCTTCGGGGATGTGCCGGAGTTCGCCGCCATAATCGTCGTAATAATCATAAACGCGGGCATCGGTTTTTTTACCGAGCTCCGTGCGGCCCGCTCGATGGAGGCCCTCGGGAAGATGGTTCTCGTCGAGGCGACCGTGAGGCGCGGGGGCGGGACGCAGGTCCTCGCCGCCGAGGATATCGTTCCCGGAGACATCGTGATACTCGAAGCGGGCGACGTCGTGCCCGCCGATGCGAGGCTCGTAAAGTCGTCGGGAGTGGAGGTAGACGAGTCTTCGCTCACGGGGGAATCCGTCCCGGTTCACAAAAATACGGAAGCGCTGAGCGGCGAGCCCGTGCTCGCCGACAGGGCGAACATGCTCTACATGGGCACCGCTCTCACGAGGGGCTCGGCCGAGGCGGCCGTCACGGCAACGGGGAAGGAAACGGAGCTCGGCCGCATAGGCAAGCTCGTCGAGGGCGTGGGGCGCGAGACGACGCCCCTCGAAAAGAACCTCGACAGGCTAGGCAACCATCTCATATGGGCCACCCTCTTCACCGCCGCTGTCGTAATAGCCGCCGGGATACTCAGGGGCCGCGACGCGTTCCTGATGATCGAGACGGGTATAGCCCTCGCCGTCGCCGCCATACCGGAAGGCCTCCCCGTCGTGGCGACGATCGCGCTCGCCCGCGGGATGATGCGCATGGCGCGGATGAACGCCCTCGTAAACAGGCTTAGTGCGGTGGAAACGCTCGGCTCGA contains:
- a CDS encoding universal stress protein, which translates into the protein MIKKIVWASDGSKDSIHALSHAENLARMFGAGIVGLYVIPEYFEVSTIDEFESERLDLLASWIKEKESKGSNRLSSIAAEMREKGLDFTTRIKQGVPYHRIIETAEEENADLIILGKGKAEEKNIIGGTALKVLRHSKIPVYIAKGEKPPKEIKKILVPTDLYRILSRDLEVTLGIARQIDADIYSLNIVVTGEGKYPPKLIELARGDAYNKLTEQVEDAKLEDRVETVVETARNAWTGIVNFARHKEIDLIVMTTYGDYKMRKDDFVGNITERVVQEAHCPVITVRPL
- a CDS encoding universal stress protein, with product MKIDTILWATDGSQEAELALGYAKYLAGLTGAGIIGLHVIPLPGGLFFEALREKDASFDEWQKGIEAQAEDRFADAKKELEESGIPFEGVLVRGEPAEEIIAFAERRKAGLIVMGKRGHSLLEKVVVGSETAKVLRGSRVPVLAAKRDKPFDGGAITRIIIPVDLSDEAESAFMYALDLAELTGAEVTAVYALRLDMYAQDIPAGALDIVIRESYSELAKTASKFSKGYEESRDVKLSRPVATDIVHGISPALSISQYAKENDADLIVINTHGRTGIERFVLGSVTERLIPESPCSVIALKP
- a CDS encoding AAA family ATPase — its product is MRKSQSKDRQGLIRFLSSAASYPHNPGEVTHLQTHASDVFVAPPYVYKVKKPVDFGFLDFTTLEKRKYFCEREIELNRRLCPGTYLGVEEIRLGPGGFSFGGEGETVEYAVRMRKLPEDRFLKNLLRDGKCSGEDFRRLARKLSDFYRGQTPGGEVVSNGAPEKVRSIIDDNERTVKNFVGKTISRTSWEAIHFFNERFFAEKAGLFTSRKDGGFVKDCHGDLHMEHINIGPDDICIYDCIEFNDRFRYIDVASDVAFLAMDLDFNGYFGLAREFVADMAGALGESAGGVLDFYKCYRAYVRGKVGGLTSVGEGVPDDERREAAETARRYFTLALRYALLGSTPTVIVAFGVIGSGKSTLAEMLARELSCPVVSSDRVRKEITGTGETERRREGYEGGIYSPETTARTYEEIISRGLKALGKHNTVVLDASFSKRRWRDMVFEKSADNGFGALFVETAAPEEVLRGRLARREEEGTSVSDAGPEMLERFTADFERPDELGAGKLFAADTDGEAEETLLRLFKDMITKRV